One segment of Pseudanabaena sp. FACHB-2040 DNA contains the following:
- a CDS encoding FAD-binding oxidoreductase → MTKTEELLANLSENPLNGLRQADRLWQQYRQGTLPVADSVKKNTEALGQTDWDVVISGGTLGVLLAVGLAQRGWRVALLERGKLKGRQQEWNISRRELQDLVELGLLSEAELGNAIASEYNPARIQFHGGDPLWVRDILNVGVDPIYLLETLKQTFLQAGGQLFENTPFETAVVHPDGVNVQAGQSFKTRLLIDAMGHFSPIVRQAREGQQPDAACLVVGTCAEGYTRNDSGDLIVSFTPIRNQCQYFWEAFPAKDGRTTYLFTYLDAHPDRISLGTLFEEYWTLLPQYQDTPLAQISPKRALFGFFPCYRNSPLQYPWDRLLPIGDSSGSQSPLSFGGFGALIRHLTRLTHGVDDALRQDCIDASALGWLQPYQPNLSVTWLFQRSMSVGINQQISEQQINQMLAAIFADMAALGDSTLRPFLQDVVQFPALTKTLAVTAVKHPTLVAKIIPQVGLAPLLDWMRHYASLAAYSALYPLGQAASPLLESLSGPQQYLGHRWLEALRYGTGNDYSR, encoded by the coding sequence ATGACTAAAACGGAGGAATTGCTAGCCAATCTGTCGGAAAATCCGCTGAATGGCTTACGTCAAGCCGATCGGCTGTGGCAGCAATACCGGCAGGGCACCCTTCCCGTTGCCGATAGCGTCAAAAAAAATACTGAAGCCCTGGGTCAGACAGATTGGGATGTGGTGATCAGCGGCGGTACGTTGGGCGTGCTATTGGCTGTTGGCCTGGCTCAGCGAGGCTGGCGAGTGGCGCTGCTAGAGCGCGGCAAGCTCAAGGGCAGGCAGCAAGAGTGGAACATTTCCCGGCGAGAGCTGCAGGATTTAGTCGAACTGGGGTTATTGAGCGAGGCAGAACTGGGCAATGCGATCGCATCCGAATACAACCCAGCCCGCATTCAGTTTCATGGGGGCGACCCCCTCTGGGTGCGCGACATTCTCAACGTCGGCGTTGACCCGATCTACTTGCTAGAAACCCTGAAGCAAACGTTTCTGCAAGCAGGCGGTCAGCTGTTCGAAAACACCCCTTTTGAAACAGCAGTTGTGCATCCAGATGGCGTCAATGTGCAGGCAGGGCAGAGCTTTAAAACTCGGCTGCTGATTGATGCCATGGGCCACTTTTCACCCATTGTTCGGCAGGCTCGTGAGGGGCAGCAGCCCGATGCCGCTTGCCTCGTTGTGGGCACCTGCGCCGAAGGCTATACCCGCAACGACAGCGGCGACCTGATCGTCTCCTTTACCCCCATTCGCAATCAGTGCCAGTATTTTTGGGAAGCCTTTCCAGCTAAAGACGGTCGCACTACCTATCTCTTTACCTATCTCGATGCTCATCCTGACCGAATCAGCCTAGGAACCCTGTTTGAGGAATACTGGACCCTGCTGCCGCAGTACCAAGACACACCTCTAGCGCAGATTAGCCCCAAGCGGGCCCTGTTTGGCTTTTTTCCCTGCTACCGCAACAGCCCTTTGCAATACCCTTGGGATCGGCTGCTGCCTATCGGCGATAGCAGCGGCAGTCAGTCGCCTCTCAGCTTTGGCGGCTTTGGTGCGCTGATTCGCCACCTCACCCGGCTCACCCACGGCGTTGACGACGCCCTGCGGCAAGACTGCATCGATGCCTCTGCTCTAGGCTGGCTGCAGCCCTATCAGCCCAATCTATCGGTCACCTGGCTATTTCAGCGCTCTATGAGTGTGGGCATAAACCAGCAGATTTCAGAGCAGCAGATTAATCAGATGCTGGCAGCTATCTTTGCCGATATGGCCGCCTTAGGCGATTCAACCCTGAGGCCATTTTTGCAAGATGTAGTGCAATTTCCGGCCCTAACTAAGACTTTGGCGGTCACAGCGGTCAAACATCCTACTTTAGTTGCCAAAATAATCCCTCAGGTAGGGCTTGCCCCACTGCTGGATTGGATGAGACACTACGCTAGCCTGGCTGCGTATAGTGCCCTCTACCCGCTAGGCCAAGCCGCTAGTCCTCTGCTGGAATCCTTATCTGGCCCCCAGCAGTACCTTGGTCATCGTTGGCTGGAGGCTCTACGATACGGCACCGGCAACGACTACAGCCGCTAA
- a CDS encoding argininosuccinate synthase — translation MGRAEKVVLAYSGGVDTTVCIPYLMNEWGVKEIITLAADLGQGDELEPIRKKALTAGATQSLVADLTEEFITEYAFPAIAANALYENRYPLSTALARPLIARALVEAAAKYGADAVAHGCTGKGNDQVRFDVSISALNPSLKVLAPAREWGMSREETIAFGEKCGLELPVKKSSPYSIDRNLLGRSIEAGPLEDPWNEPLEEVFLMTKGIADTPNEPEYVEIGFVQGIPTSLNGSDLSPVALVTQLNDLAGRHGVGRIDMVENRLVGIKSREIYEAPALLVLIAAHRDLESLTLTADVTHYKRGIEETYSQLVYNGLWYSPLKNALDAFIQKTQERVTGTVRVKLFKGTATIVGRKSDKALYTEELATYSSDDQFDHKAAEGFIYVWGLPTRVWSEKTRQG, via the coding sequence ATGGGTCGTGCTGAAAAAGTTGTACTGGCCTACTCTGGCGGGGTAGACACCACAGTTTGCATTCCCTACTTAATGAATGAGTGGGGCGTGAAAGAAATTATCACCCTAGCAGCAGACTTAGGCCAGGGAGACGAACTCGAACCAATCCGCAAAAAAGCCCTAACGGCAGGCGCAACCCAGTCTCTGGTTGCCGACCTCACAGAAGAGTTCATCACCGAATACGCCTTTCCCGCCATTGCGGCCAACGCCCTTTACGAAAACCGCTACCCCCTCTCAACCGCTCTAGCCCGCCCGTTAATTGCCAGGGCCTTAGTCGAAGCTGCCGCCAAGTACGGAGCCGACGCTGTGGCCCACGGCTGCACCGGCAAAGGCAATGATCAGGTGCGCTTTGATGTATCCATCTCTGCCCTCAACCCCAGCCTCAAGGTGCTGGCCCCCGCTCGCGAGTGGGGTATGAGCCGCGAGGAGACCATTGCCTTTGGCGAAAAGTGTGGTCTAGAGTTGCCCGTCAAAAAATCCTCCCCCTACAGCATCGACCGCAACCTGCTGGGCCGCAGCATCGAAGCTGGTCCCCTCGAAGACCCCTGGAACGAGCCTCTGGAAGAAGTCTTCTTGATGACCAAGGGCATTGCCGACACTCCAAACGAGCCGGAGTACGTCGAAATTGGTTTTGTTCAGGGCATTCCCACCAGCCTTAACGGTAGCGACCTTTCCCCTGTTGCGCTGGTGACCCAGCTCAACGACCTGGCAGGCCGCCACGGCGTTGGTCGAATTGATATGGTCGAAAATCGCTTAGTAGGCATCAAGTCCCGCGAAATTTACGAAGCTCCGGCCCTGCTGGTGCTGATTGCAGCCCATCGCGATCTCGAAAGCCTAACTCTGACCGCCGATGTTACCCACTACAAGCGGGGCATCGAAGAAACCTACAGCCAGCTGGTTTACAACGGTCTCTGGTACAGCCCCCTGAAAAATGCCCTGGATGCCTTTATTCAAAAGACCCAGGAGCGAGTGACAGGCACAGTTCGGGTGAAGCTCTTTAAAGGCACAGCGACCATTGTCGGCCGCAAGTCTGACAAGGCTCTCTACACCGAAGAACTGGCAACCTACAGCTCCGACGATCAGTTTGACCACAAAGCCGCTGAAGGCTTTATCTACGTCTGGGGTCTGCCTACCCGCGTTTGGTCGGAAAAGACCCGACAGGGCTGA
- a CDS encoding SirB1 family protein — protein MEFSPARQRFYQEIQQPEEQIDLAAAALYIAQENYPDLEVEAYLNALDTMADEVRERLPEEAYPLKIIRTLNQYLFTDLGFKGNTDDYYDPRNSFLNEVIERRTGIPISLSLVYLEVARRIDFPMAGVGLPGHFLIRPTLEEMAIFVDPFHEGEILFEADCRDRLQAIYGEGAKLQPEHLEVISPKALLARLLSNLKIIYLHHRDRIKALGTMDRILLMFPNAAPELRDRGLIYYQQGRLTEARYDLELYLYERPDAADAFEVRQVIEQIERVKDS, from the coding sequence ATGGAATTTTCGCCCGCTCGCCAACGGTTTTATCAGGAAATACAGCAGCCAGAGGAGCAGATTGATCTGGCCGCTGCCGCCCTCTACATTGCCCAAGAAAACTACCCTGACCTCGAAGTTGAGGCCTATCTCAATGCCCTGGATACCATGGCAGATGAGGTGCGGGAGCGCCTGCCCGAAGAAGCCTACCCGCTCAAAATTATTCGCACCCTCAACCAGTATCTGTTCACAGACCTGGGGTTTAAGGGCAATACCGACGACTACTACGACCCGCGCAACAGCTTCTTGAATGAGGTGATTGAGCGCCGCACCGGCATTCCCATCTCGCTTTCGCTGGTTTACCTGGAGGTGGCTCGACGCATCGACTTTCCGATGGCGGGAGTGGGGCTGCCTGGACATTTTTTGATTCGACCGACGCTCGAAGAGATGGCCATCTTTGTCGATCCGTTCCACGAAGGCGAAATTTTGTTTGAGGCAGACTGCCGCGACCGGCTGCAGGCAATCTACGGCGAAGGGGCAAAGCTGCAGCCTGAGCACCTAGAGGTGATTAGCCCCAAAGCGCTGCTGGCGCGTCTGCTGAGCAACCTCAAGATTATCTATCTGCATCATCGAGACAGGATCAAAGCGCTGGGAACAATGGACCGCATCTTGCTGATGTTCCCTAACGCTGCGCCTGAACTGCGAGACCGGGGCCTAATTTACTACCAGCAAGGCCGTTTGACCGAAGCCCGCTACGACCTAGAACTGTATCTGTATGAACGACCGGATGCGGCAGATGCTTTCGAAGTGCGGCAGGTGATTGAGCAAATTGAGCGGGTCAAAGACAGCTGA